The Terriglobus sp. TAA 43 sequence CTGTTGTTGAAGTCTGCAAGGACAAGCGTATCGGTGGTGCTGAAGTGTGGGAGACGATGATTGCGATGCTCGATGAGACCGACCACTGTCGCCACACATATGCATGCAGCTATTGCTACGTATGCGGGAATTCGTGTGAGGAAACGTTTGGGGCGAGGTGTTATTTCTGTCGCAGACGATGTTGCTCCCGGAACATCTGCAAGAGGAACTTCGGGTGGCGCTGGAGCTTGTTGAAGTGGTTCAGTTGGCGCTACAGTCGTCTGTCGAATCTTAACTGGCGCGATGAATCGGTAGCCACGGGTGGGGACGGTCTCAACGTATCGCGGAGCACGCGAGTTATCTTCGAGAGTCTTGCGGATCAGTGCGATCGCGCGGGTCAACGTCGTCTCTTCGACGTAGGTCTCTTTCCAAACTGCTTCCAGGAGAGCCCTCTTCTCCATCAGCCGTCCCTGGTTTTCTACCAACACCAGCAGAACGCTAAGGGCACGCGGCTCCAGAGGAAGGCGTTTCCCACCTCGCTCGAGTGAGAACTCCTGCTCATTCAGTTCGTAATCGTCAAACAGATAGAGCAAACACAGCTCCTGCGTGCTCACACCGACGAAGCAAAAAAGGCTCAGGCGGAACAACGCACGGGTTGAGATTCCGAGACCAGAGTACTACGGGAGCGATTTAGCCAGTTTCCGGCGTGCAACGGCGGCACAACGGCGGCGGAATCACGGGCATCTACCAATGTCGAGTAACTGACTCAGGGTAGATAGCAATGAAGCGTGCAATTCGTGTGGCTTGTCTCACAGCTGGATTGATGGTTTTGGGAGGCGTGTTTACGCGCTCGTGGGCCGACGATCCTGTGAAGTTTGATCTGGCTGGCCCCAAAGTGGATGTGCATGTGCAGCGTGGAGGTGTGACGCTGCCGATTGCGCAGGTGCCGAATCTTCAGGCGGGCGACAAACTCTTCGTCAAAGCCGATCTGCCTTCGACACAGTCGAATCATCTATTGCTGATTGTTGCCTTTCTACGCGGAACTACGAATGAGCCGCCGGAGGATTGGTTTCACGAGATCGATACGTGGGACAAGAAGACGCGGGAAGGCACGACCATTGTTGTGCCTGAAGGCGCGGAGCAGGCACTGATGTTTATCGCACCGGAGACGGGCGGGGATTTTAAGACGCTGCGTGGTGCGGTGCGGGGGCGTCCTGGGCTGTTTATTCGCGCGGATGCTGAGCTGAATGAGGCGTCGTTTGAGCAGCAGCGAGTACAGCGCTATCTGGACGCGATGAAGAAGGTGGATTCGAAAGATGCAAAGGTGATTTCAGATCAGTCATCGAAACTTGCGACGACGCTGGGACTAAAGCCGAATCCGGATTGTTTCAAGCAGCCGGTGTCGCAACAGGTGACGTGTCTGACGCAAGGTACGGCTCCGTTGTTGCTGAATGATGGGCACTCAATGGGCGTGACGGAGACCATTTCGTCAGGCACTGCGCAGGATCTGGCAGCCAATGCTTCGTATACACCGCAGGCCGGTGCGGGGTTGTATTCCGCGTATGTGGGTGTGGTGATGGATGCGATCCACATTGTGAGTTCGCTGCGGACGGCACAGTACCAATACATTCCTGCACTTGCGACACCAGATGGCACAGCACTGAATCTGAAGCTGAACGCACCAGTGTCGTTCATTAATCCGAAGTCGGTTGTAGTGATTGCACTGCCTGCAGTACAGGCGGCGAAGCTGCCTCCATTAAAGGTGACAAACGCCGATGTGATGCCGTGTTTGAAGAACCCGAAGATGGTGATGCAGATTGAAGGTGCTCCGTTGGTGTATTCGACCGCGCTTGCGCGCGACCTGGTGCTGCACCTGAACCGGACAGGTAACGCGACGGATCTTCCGCTTCAAGCGGATGCCGAGCAGGGTGGGCTCGTGTTCGCTGCGCCGAGTACACGGAAGCAACTGGATGATACGAGTGCGAATGATGCGATCAAGCCGGAAGGCAAGCTGGGTTCGGATACAGATCTGACAATCACGGGAACGATCACGGGGTTCTGGGGCTTCGATCACTTTCAGGGTCCCACTGTGACGCTGCAGCAGGTGAACGGTAAGGACTGGAAGGTCGTTGGGAATCCACAGTTGATGGCGGGGCAGGACAGCAAGCTGACGCTGACTGGGAATGGAACTGCTTGCGTGGAGCACATCGCATTGAATCCTGCACAGGGAGCGAAGGACGCCAAGGATGTGGATGTGAAGTACGAGCAAGCAAAGGGCGATGGCGGCAAGCCGCAGAAGAATACGCTCGCGTTGAATGTGTCGTTGAAGAATGTGGAGCCGGGCGGATATTCGCTGGGGATTAAGCAGTTTGGTGATGCCAACGAAGAACGCGTGCCGTTGACGGCGTATAACGCGGAGATTCGGCTGGATGCCATCAGGATGCATGCGGGTGACCAGACGGCGGAGCTTACGGGCAAGGGGCTGAGCAGTGTGGTTTCGCTGGAGTTAGATGGGCAGACGTTTACTCCGACCGCGGGCAGTAATGATGCGACGGTGCATCTGGAAGCGAAGGCAGGCGTGACGCCGAAGGATGGCGAAGAGGCGAAGGCGAAGCTGAAGGATGGACGCGTGTTGCCAGTGAAGGTGGCGGCGTCGGAAGCGAGGCCGGGACTGACGCTGGTGTCGATGAACGCGACTCCGATGCAGGACGGAGGAACGCTGCCGGTGGTGCTGAGTGGCAAGGATGAGATTCCACTCCATGGCAAGCTCACCTTTGTGATTACGACGAAGGATGCGTTTCCCCCTACGCAGAAGATTGAGGTGGCAACCGATAAGGAGAGCTTTAAGACAACGCTGTCGCTCGCAGAGAACAACCTGGTGCTACAGGATCAGCACACAGCGATTGCGACACTGGAGCCGTTAAAAGCATTTGGGCAGTCAGCGTTTGGGCCACTTGCGATTCGGCCGATAACAGCAGATGGGACCACGGGCGATTGGATACGACTGGGTGTATTGGTGCGTACGCCGGAGATCAGTGATGTGAAGTGTACGACTGCCGATGCACCGACGTGCACGGTGGGCGGGAAGAATCTATTCCTGGTGCAAACGTTTGGAGCTGGCAAGGACTTTGCCAAAGCAGCGGATGTGCCAACGGGCTATGCGCAGGGCGAGTTTGCAGTGCCGACACCTTCGGATGGTGCGACGCTGTACCTGAAGTTGAGGGATGATCCTGGGGCGGTTGCGACGATCAAGCTGCCATCACCGATGCATGCGGCTGCGGCACCAGCATCCGTCGGAAGATAGGCAACCGACATGAAGATCCTATAAAACCAATCCACCCCCTCTTCAGTGAAAAGCCATGCGCTTGCAGCAAGGAGCGCCACGAAAAAAAACCAACTGCTCGTTCCGCTCTTGCGTCCTCGCCTCTTCGAGAAATATCGAGAGCCTTGTAAAGAGGCGCGGACGCTTTAGAGAGTTATTGTTCCCCCATCAGAACCTCACCTTGTAGCGAAGTGATTGATGTCCTTGATCATGCTGTGCCCAGAGCTTGTTGGGTTGGATGCAATAAGCTTTGGGTCAAATCGACAAGGTTATTCAGTTCTTCTCGAAGCAGGTTTTGAACTGTTTCACGATTTGATGGATCCCCAAGAGGAAGCCTCATGTTGAGAATGCATCCTCCGCCGATGCGGTGAACGAGGCGGATGACAGCACCAACCGTTTGGCCACCGGCAATCTCTCTCGAGAACTGAGTGATCATCGCCACGCGAGAGGTTTCGACACGGATCTCGAATGCAGTGTCGTTCTTTGTGACATGCCATGCTCCCTCATCGCCAGGCTCTACACGGTCCGCGAACGCTGGGGCCCAATGTGGGAGAAGTTCGGGTTGCTCCAAGACTCTCAGAATCTGTTCCGGAGCAATGCCCGTTTCTAATGTGCCTTCGACAGTTGCATATTCCATTCATCCCTCCACTTTTGCGACCAAGACGCCTGAGCGAGCATCGATTCAAGTAAATCTGAATCGCTTCGCCTCGAAAGGCCGCTTTACTAATGCAAAGATTAAGCAGAATGAGAAGATGAGACTTGAATAAACTGGCTATTGTGCAGCCCGAACCATTCCAGCTCTATATGTGGACAAAGCGCTTGCTCTTGCTTGCACCCGCATACGCTTCGGAGTTGCATAGTCACCACTTCGCGCAAATTGCACTCGGTCTTGACGGGCCAGCGATCTTCGAAACGAAGAAACGAGTCAGGCACACCTCGGACTTAGTTCTGATCCCGCCAGATCTTCCTCACGCCCATCCAGCCTATGGCGCTTCGGTCATATTGTTTGTTGAGCCAGAGAGCGTAGAGTGGGCGAACTTCCCCGAGCGACATGCTGAAGACATTGTCGCCTTACCGTTCCGAAGTAGCTTGCGATCCGCCGCACGAAGAATTGCAAAGTGTGATCCTGTGGCAGCAAATGCCTTCGTCGAAAACGTGATGGGCAAGTCTCCGTGCTCGGAATCGGTCTTCGATCCATTGATCTCGGAAGCGTGTAACCTGATCCACCTAAATCTTGGAAGAGCCATATCCTTAACAGCCCTCGCGTCGGCGGTCCATCGTTCACCCAGCCGCTTCGCACATCGATTCAAAGACGCTACTGGAGTTCCGCTTCGGCGCTACATCTTGTGGTGTCGCATACGTGTCGCTGTCGAAGCCGCCGTGCGCGGATCCAGCCTGACTGAAGCAGCGTATGCTGCCGGATTTTCGGATTCTGCGCATCTCTCACGAACTTTTCGCTCCACGTTTGGAATCGCTCCATCGCTGCTCTTCAAACGCGATCAGTTGCGTGTCACGTTTATGGAGTAGATGAACTTCCTTGGCACGCTTGTACATTTGACCCGACCGACAAATCGCAACCCACGATGTGGCGCATTCCCGCATACGGTGAAAGTCTTCCGATCGTCACGCCGGGTTTTGATGTAACACAGCACGGTAGCCGCCTGCCGGCGACCCGCTTCCTTCGACATAACTCGACCGAGTTCACGACCCAGTTGTCGGGACAGCCTTGAAGCCACTCTGGCTGATCTCTGCGAACGTTGCGTTCAACCTCTAGCTAATCGCACGTAAAGTTCGTCGAGTGTTTAGTTTCGAAAGTGAACGCCTTGCGACTGCAGGTAGTGCTTGCTTTCCTGCACCAGCTTCAAGGGAACGAACGACTCTTTGCCGTCGTAGTCGAGTTCCACCATGATCATGCCCTTCAGCTTGCGGCCTGCCATTAGATCCAGCACTGCTGGTACGTTGACCTTGCCCTGTCCCAGCGGGCAGTAACCGGCGAAGTGATCGTCCTTGCCGTTCCAATCCTTCAGGTGCATGTGTTCGATGATGGGAAGGAAGTCGCGAACGACTGCGGTTGCGTCGGAGCCACCCTTTGTGAGTTGGCCAATGTCGGGGCCGAAGCGAACATATTTGGTGTTCACGGAATGGAGAATTTCGTAAGTTTCGTCCTTCGATTCCACGCAGGTTCCGGTGTGCTGATGCAGCGCGGCGGTGATTCCGATGTCGGTTACGGCCTGGCAGATTTCATTCAGTGAATCCACGATGGTCGACTTGTGCTGAGAGAAGTCATACGTCTTTCGATCCACTGCATTGGGCCCGATGACGGCAACGCGTCCGCCGTATTTCTTAACGATGCTTGCCCAGCGTACGGCCTTGGCAATCTCTTCTTTTCTTGCCGAAGCATCGGTCAGGTTCAGGGCGCAGTACGCAGAGATTAATGGGAGAGAATGCGCCTTAAGTACCGCGCCCAGACCGCCTGGCTGTTGCTCCCAACGTTCCAGTACCTCGCCGAATGTTTCGAATCCGTAAAAGCCCTCGCCACCGATATCAGCGATTGCCGTCGCGACATCTTTGTTGGACCACGTGATTGCTGTGTGTCCTACAACGATGTTGCGCTTGCGAGGTGATGCGAAGAGGGAACCGGGGTTAAGTGCTGCAAGGCTGGCAGTGAACACGGCTGACTTGCAGAACGTGCGGCGGTTTAACTCCATGCTGTTTCTCCAGTACCGCCGGCATTTTGACCGGCGTGAATGCTATTCGGCCTGATCTTTATGGAACGGTTGGTGTGGTCGTGGTGTTCGGGCTCGATGTTGCAGGAAAGCTGGACGCAAGATAGCGGCTGACTGTGACGATCTCTTCATCGCTCAGTTCCGCACCTCGATTCACCATTTCATCTACTGTGGCTGACCATTCTGCGGCGGTGGCACGCTTGCGAGAGATCGTCCCCGATGTGTGGCACGTGGTGCAGGCGCGCTGAACAACAGCCTTTCCTTCACCGGGTGGGAGATCGGACGAGGCAGTCTGAGGCGCCTGAGAATGCGCATAGGTGCTGATACACAGAGTGATTATCAGCAGAGATACCCCGCACAGCCAAGCCCAAAAGGTCACCGGTCTGTGCGGTTTCAGGTGAGGTTTCCTTCGATCTGATTGGGGAGAATCTGTCCGTCGACGCATTGAAAGCTCGCTTCTGATGAAACCCAATGGAAAGAATCGCGTACATGCTTGACTTTCCTGAACACGGAGATTTATACACTTGTTCACTCTCATTAAGCAAATAGCATTGCGTAATACGCAACAATGGGCTCTGTGGTTAACAAGTATTTGTTCTTCTTCTCCGTTCTGGCTCTGGTTTCTCCGATTGGTGCTCAGAAGGGTGCGGATTGGCCCATGTATGGTCACGACACATCCAGTACGCGCTTTTCGCCACTGAAGCAAATCAACGTGGCGAATGTGAGTTCGTTGAAGCTTGCCTGGAGCTTTGATATGACTGCGCCAGTGACAACACCCACTGTGACGACAGCGAGTGGAAGAAGGATTGTTCGCACATCGAAAACGACGCCGCTGGTGGTTGGTGACGTGATGTATTTTTCGACGCCGTTCTCTCATGTCGTTGCATTGCACGCCACCGATGGGACTGTGATCTGGGACCACACACTGCCAGCCAATCCGGCGTCGAGAGGAATTTCATACTGGCCCGGTGAGGGAAGTGATGGTCCTCGCATCTTCATTGGAACCTCCAACGGGAAGTTGTTTGCACTTGATGCGAAGACCGGTGAGGCGGTGAAGGCATTTGGTGAGGATGGTGCTTTGAATGTGCGCGTTGGTGTTGCGGATAAATATCCGAATGCACACTATGGCATCTCATCTCCGCCTGCGATCTTCAAGAATCTTGTCATTACTGGATGCCAGTTGCAGGAGATGCCCAGCAAAGGGCCGAGTGGTGACGTCCGCGCATGGGACGTACGAACGGGCAAACTGGTTTGGACATTCCACACGCTGCCGCGTCCTGGTGAAGCGAACCATGAGGTATGGCAGGAAGATCAATGGAAGGATCGCTCTGGGTTGAATGTATGGGGGCTGATGACGGTGGATGCGCAGACCAGCACCATCTTCATTCCTCTGGGAACACCTACTACCGACTTCTACGGTGGTGATCGTAAAGGGACGAATCTGTATGGTTCGTCGCTTGTTGCTCTGGATGTGGCGACCGGAAAGTTGAAATGGTTTTATCAGACAACGCATCACGACAACTGGGACTATGACATTACGGCTGCGCCTGTTCTGTTAGATGTTCATCGCCACGGTAAGGAGATCGAGGCCGTTGCACAGAGCACAAAGCAGAGTTTGCTCTTTATCCTTGATCGCAAAACGGGCAAGCCGATCTTTGATGTTGAGGAAAGGCCCATACCTGCGGATAACGTGCCACCGGGGGATGAACCTTCTCCTACACAGCCATTTCCGGTTAAGCCCGCGGCGTTGAGTCTGAATCATTTTGAAGGTACAGACGCCGAGATGGCGAAGTTGACTCCAGAGCACGATAAGGCTTGTAAAGACTTGCTTGGCTTGGAGGGCGGTGTTCTGATGGGAGGCCCCTATGCCGAATACGGTCCCAAGTTGCGTATCGTGTTTCCCGGATGGACGGGAGGCGGGAATTGGGGCGGAACTGCGTTCGATCCAAAACTTGGTTTGCTCTTTGTGAATTCCAAGAGTGAAGGCATGCTGAGCAAGTTGGTGAAGGAAAAAGACGGGACATATAGTCGTGTCGGCCCAGATCACCCGC is a genomic window containing:
- a CDS encoding PQQ-binding-like beta-propeller repeat protein encodes the protein MGSVVNKYLFFFSVLALVSPIGAQKGADWPMYGHDTSSTRFSPLKQINVANVSSLKLAWSFDMTAPVTTPTVTTASGRRIVRTSKTTPLVVGDVMYFSTPFSHVVALHATDGTVIWDHTLPANPASRGISYWPGEGSDGPRIFIGTSNGKLFALDAKTGEAVKAFGEDGALNVRVGVADKYPNAHYGISSPPAIFKNLVITGCQLQEMPSKGPSGDVRAWDVRTGKLVWTFHTLPRPGEANHEVWQEDQWKDRSGLNVWGLMTVDAQTSTIFIPLGTPTTDFYGGDRKGTNLYGSSLVALDVATGKLKWFYQTTHHDNWDYDITAAPVLLDVHRHGKEIEAVAQSTKQSLLFILDRKTGKPIFDVEERPIPADNVPPGDEPSPTQPFPVKPAALSLNHFEGTDAEMAKLTPEHDKACKDLLGLEGGVLMGGPYAEYGPKLRIVFPGWTGGGNWGGTAFDPKLGLLFVNSKSEGMLSKLVKEKDGTYSRVGPDHPPAGVKDLFQVGPWPCQAPPWGELSAVNVNTGEIAWRIPLGSFSELDAIGIPTTGRTNTGGPIATAGGLVFIAATEDQKFRAFDAHNGKKVWETTLNSNGSTVPISYQGANKKQYVVVVAGGGNGSTPAHPTIYAYALP
- a CDS encoding sugar phosphate isomerase/epimerase gives rise to the protein MELNRRTFCKSAVFTASLAALNPGSLFASPRKRNIVVGHTAITWSNKDVATAIADIGGEGFYGFETFGEVLERWEQQPGGLGAVLKAHSLPLISAYCALNLTDASARKEEIAKAVRWASIVKKYGGRVAVIGPNAVDRKTYDFSQHKSTIVDSLNEICQAVTDIGITAALHQHTGTCVESKDETYEILHSVNTKYVRFGPDIGQLTKGGSDATAVVRDFLPIIEHMHLKDWNGKDDHFAGYCPLGQGKVNVPAVLDLMAGRKLKGMIMVELDYDGKESFVPLKLVQESKHYLQSQGVHFRN
- a CDS encoding helix-turn-helix transcriptional regulator translates to MGKSPCSESVFDPLISEACNLIHLNLGRAISLTALASAVHRSPSRFAHRFKDATGVPLRRYILWCRIRVAVEAAVRGSSLTEAAYAAGFSDSAHLSRTFRSTFGIAPSLLFKRDQLRVTFME